The Rhododendron vialii isolate Sample 1 chromosome 6a, ASM3025357v1 genome includes a window with the following:
- the LOC131328978 gene encoding uncharacterized protein LOC131328978: MIVAHCLPLSTSPPPSKLGANSLKAPSLSLLNSKFGRNELCIKCSCVKEEETAKVFEDFSVLGSYIPWDSGSVWSTMAFYLFSFHVPLSFGGLAVVAHVLHQPMLDPQTQALSLLAIQTLELSAVLWLLRCIVQPQYNIYSFFQAKNQSKERNWFLASVLGFGFLILLVFSTSLLADQLIGPKDVNNSILKEILSSGPVSETASILVYCFLTPLLEEIVYRGFLMTSLASEMKWHRAVVISSAVFSAAHFSGENFLQLFVIGSVLGCSYCWTGNLSAPFVIHSLYNALILVMTYLS, from the exons ATGATAGTTGCGCACTGCCTTCCCCTATCTACTTCACCTCCACCGTCTAAACTTGGAGCGAATTCGCTCAAGGCCCCATCTTTATCCCTTCTCAACTCCAAATTCGGCCGTAATGAGTTATGTATCAAGTGTTCTTGCGTCAAAGAGGAAGAAACAGCTAAAGTATTTGAG GACTTCTCAGTGTTGGGATCGTATATTCCGTGGGACAGTGGGAGTGTATGGAGCACAATGGCTTTCTACTTGTTCAGTTTCCATGTTCCGCTGAGTTTTGGAGGGTTGGCTGTGGTTGCCCATGTATTGCATCAACCGATGCTTGATCCACAGACGCAG GCATTATCGTTGCTTGCGATTCAAACACTAGAGCTCAGTGCAGTTTTGTGGCTTCTAAGGTGCATTGTGCAGCCACAATATAACATTTATAGCTTCTTCCAAGCTAAGAATCAATCGAAGGAAAGGAACTGGTTTCTGGCATCAGTACTGGGCTTTGGATTTCTTATCTTGCTGGTTTTCTCTACATCCCTCCTGGCTGACCAACTGATTGGGCCCAAG GATGTGAATAACTCCATACTGAAAGAAATCCTTTCTAGTGGCCCCGTCTCTGAAACAGCCTCCATCCTTGTTTACTGTTTTTTGACGCCTCTGCTTGAAGAAATCGTTTACAGAGGGTTTCTTATGACATCTCTTGCATCCGAAATGAAATGGCACCGGGCTGTTGTCATAAGCTCAGCCGTTTTCAGTGCAGCTCATTTCTCCGGCGAGAATTTTTTGCAGTTGTTTGTGATTGGATCTGTCCTTGGATGCTCGTACTGTTGGACTGGAAACTTATCTGCTCCATTTGTCATTCATTCATTGTACAATGCCCTGATCCTTGTAATGACATATTTGTCATAG